In one Spirosoma rigui genomic region, the following are encoded:
- a CDS encoding acyltransferase family protein has product MITVLQPPISPAVLTNQRFHALDACRALALSLGVFYHSIESFVSYIPTAAYPTSDVISSSTLDVFFFTLHSFRMQAFFLISGFFAHQLYHRRGAGGFAKHRFKRLLVPLMAFWPIMFYCLRSLRILGRQQLGDYSETAGNTDSSPWLISANELLTGQWFRLEGLLMPLFHLWFLYYLALFCSFVVLLRPLITTLLDASGSWRNRLETALSRLMNHWWSTAAIGLIVSLPMMRMKLLFGVDTPNHNLIPNTGPFLVYGLFFLLGWLLHRQEGLLFRLRNYRHRMLLLTAALTAGLYVYFLAHHERGMLANQPVIAEDYLYKALYGVASTTAVFTFLGYVIAIYSKPNPLMKYLADASYWIYLVHLPLVVALQIGVTYLAWPWPLKVGLIFGSTMLLLLLSYQFTVRKTWVGLLLNGKKPVPKTV; this is encoded by the coding sequence GTGATCACTGTCTTACAACCACCCATATCGCCAGCAGTTCTTACGAATCAACGGTTTCATGCACTTGATGCATGTCGGGCGCTGGCCCTGTCACTGGGGGTCTTTTACCATTCCATTGAATCCTTCGTTAGTTACATCCCAACCGCAGCTTACCCAACAAGTGACGTAATCAGCAGCTCCACATTGGATGTCTTCTTTTTCACCCTGCACTCGTTCAGAATGCAGGCTTTTTTCCTGATCTCCGGATTCTTCGCTCATCAGTTGTATCACCGCCGGGGAGCGGGTGGCTTTGCCAAACATCGATTCAAGCGTTTGCTGGTTCCGCTTATGGCGTTCTGGCCGATAATGTTCTACTGCCTGCGGTCCTTACGTATACTGGGCCGTCAGCAGTTGGGTGATTACAGTGAGACGGCGGGCAACACTGATAGCTCACCTTGGCTGATATCCGCTAATGAATTGCTGACAGGGCAGTGGTTCCGGCTGGAAGGGCTTTTGATGCCCTTATTTCATCTTTGGTTTTTGTATTATCTGGCCTTATTTTGCTCATTCGTCGTTCTGCTGCGCCCCCTTATTACCACCCTGCTGGATGCATCTGGTAGCTGGCGAAACCGGCTAGAAACAGCACTAAGCAGACTTATGAATCACTGGTGGTCAACAGCGGCCATCGGGCTGATTGTTTCTTTACCTATGATGCGGATGAAGCTGCTATTTGGTGTGGATACGCCCAATCATAACCTGATCCCCAACACGGGCCCTTTTTTGGTGTATGGCCTTTTTTTTCTGCTAGGCTGGCTGCTGCACCGTCAGGAGGGCTTACTCTTTCGACTCAGGAATTACCGACATCGAATGCTGCTGCTCACTGCGGCCCTAACGGCTGGCCTGTACGTTTATTTTTTGGCCCATCATGAACGGGGTATGCTCGCCAATCAGCCCGTTATTGCCGAAGATTACCTGTATAAAGCACTCTATGGAGTAGCCTCAACTACGGCTGTGTTCACGTTTTTAGGCTACGTAATAGCCATTTATTCAAAACCGAACCCGCTTATGAAATATCTGGCAGATGCCTCGTATTGGATTTATCTGGTTCACCTGCCTCTGGTAGTTGCCCTGCAAATCGGAGTAACCTACCTGGCCTGGCCCTGGCCCCTGAAAGTTGGCCTTATCTTTGGTTCCACGATGCTACTGCTATTGTTAAGCTATCAGTTTACGGTTCGCAAAACATGGGTAGGTCTGTTGCTGAACGGCAAGAAACCAGTGCCCAAAACGGTTTAA
- a CDS encoding right-handed parallel beta-helix repeat-containing protein, which translates to MNRNRKIPGNGSLVLLFVLAIQTISSAQTTYYVSSLGSDTNTGRSAGAPFQTIAKLNSLSLSGGDSILFRRGDTFRGGLVIRTGGLPGKPIVFDAYGSGPDPVLSGSVPLSGWTPLGNNIWEAPCPDCGPRVTGVYRNGTSLPLGRYPNPDAPGRGYLTIRSHVTTTQLESQQPLSTNWTGGEVVVRPTYWIIDRATITNQTGNTLTLANSSTYGLTDGWGYFIQNHPATLDQPGEWYYDPNRKMIRLYAAQSDLTNQLITATTTARGIDLANTANVTIRNLHVRETLAELLYADNVSNLTLQHNRFADSGEDGLILTGSGTDVLIEYSQIVNINNNGIVSGDYKNITIRGNLIRHIGLQPGRGKNGDGQFTGLRYLGTTSLIENNVIDSVGYVGINFWTNTTIRNNVIANFCMTKSDGGGLYVWNGNKQSMSNIKIVSNIIRDGIGTPGGTSDETFSGAHGVFLDDCAEGVELIDNTVVNCHGLGIYLHAVNNVNLFRNTCYNNSVGQLILYNDGNLCPTYGNRINGNVFLSPLRNQGVVGYLAGGNDLATYGTLENNYYARPFDDVFTIRAVYNKTIGDDLALVQWQANYRHDLTSRTSPITYNDYRVKSGSARSRLASSFDRNRDEWTTWSSGGKGQAQWDNSNRLDTGSLRIDCSPMDAGRESYVLVYKGIPDVSRAKSYVVTFDAVASGNKKVAVFLRQREAPYQDLTRRVQFLAGPTRQHHEFAFTALADEIDGLLTFQTAEDGQTVWLDNIQLQEATTEPVDPADMIKLLYNPTTRDSVLTLTTTYRDVKNHYYGKQVRLKPFTSAALLYDPHPPVDTRLSLRASQPSPGLGEVVSLSVTIHNESGNRELTNNQVQWTCVLPDSLVLVSGTGLQQTGRRLSGTVHNLTADTTFVFRVQASRPGTYPLMAQVTRATYADPDSTPDADSTQTNDDDYATVRLVVGGPRDVVTAVEPEPTSPRCRVFPNPSQDTFTLVIEHTTVLGELIDMTGRRYRMPPLPRKGEQISFGHELAPGLYILRIQYEGGVSETVKLLKTSR; encoded by the coding sequence ATGAACAGGAACAGAAAGATACCAGGCAATGGTAGCCTGGTTCTGCTGTTTGTATTGGCTATCCAGACCATAAGCTCAGCGCAGACTACGTATTACGTTTCATCATTGGGAAGTGATACCAATACAGGCAGGTCAGCCGGTGCGCCTTTTCAAACAATAGCCAAACTAAACAGCCTCTCGCTATCTGGCGGAGACTCTATTCTCTTCCGCCGGGGCGACACCTTTCGGGGTGGCCTGGTAATCCGCACCGGTGGCCTGCCCGGCAAGCCAATTGTTTTTGACGCCTACGGTTCCGGCCCCGACCCCGTCCTGTCCGGGTCGGTACCCCTATCGGGCTGGACTCCGCTGGGCAACAATATCTGGGAAGCTCCCTGCCCGGACTGTGGCCCCCGCGTAACCGGCGTGTACCGCAATGGTACCTCCCTGCCCCTGGGCCGATACCCGAATCCCGATGCGCCGGGCCGGGGCTACCTGACCATCCGGTCGCACGTGACAACGACCCAGTTGGAGAGTCAGCAACCTCTGTCCACAAACTGGACGGGGGGCGAGGTAGTGGTTCGGCCAACGTACTGGATCATTGACCGGGCCACCATCACGAATCAGACCGGGAATACCCTCACCCTCGCCAATTCGTCGACCTATGGCCTGACCGATGGCTGGGGCTATTTTATCCAGAATCACCCCGCTACCCTCGACCAGCCGGGCGAGTGGTACTACGATCCGAACCGAAAAATGATCCGGCTGTATGCAGCTCAGAGCGATTTGACGAATCAGCTGATCACCGCTACGACCACCGCCCGCGGTATCGACCTGGCCAACACCGCAAACGTGACGATTCGGAATCTGCACGTTCGGGAGACGCTGGCCGAACTACTCTACGCCGACAACGTATCAAATCTGACGCTGCAGCATAACCGCTTCGCCGACTCGGGCGAGGACGGGCTGATCCTGACCGGGTCGGGCACAGATGTCTTAATCGAATACAGCCAGATCGTCAATATAAATAATAACGGAATCGTTAGTGGCGATTATAAGAACATAACGATCCGTGGTAATCTTATTCGCCATATTGGTCTGCAGCCGGGACGGGGCAAGAACGGCGATGGGCAGTTCACGGGACTTCGATACCTCGGTACTACGTCACTGATTGAGAACAATGTCATCGATAGCGTTGGGTATGTGGGCATCAATTTCTGGACGAACACCACCATCCGAAACAACGTCATTGCCAACTTCTGCATGACTAAAAGCGACGGCGGGGGCCTGTATGTCTGGAACGGCAACAAGCAGTCGATGAGCAACATCAAAATCGTGTCGAACATCATCCGGGATGGTATTGGCACGCCCGGCGGCACATCGGACGAAACATTCAGTGGCGCACACGGTGTCTTCCTCGACGATTGCGCCGAGGGTGTGGAACTCATCGACAATACCGTTGTCAACTGCCACGGTCTCGGCATTTACCTACATGCCGTAAACAACGTCAACCTGTTCAGAAATACCTGTTATAACAACAGCGTTGGTCAGCTTATCCTTTACAACGACGGTAACCTGTGCCCTACCTATGGCAACCGAATCAACGGCAACGTATTTCTGAGCCCCCTGCGCAACCAGGGCGTTGTGGGTTACCTGGCGGGGGGTAACGATCTGGCTACGTATGGTACCCTGGAGAACAACTACTACGCGCGGCCCTTCGATGACGTGTTTACAATCCGGGCGGTTTACAACAAAACGATTGGCGACGATCTGGCCCTCGTGCAGTGGCAAGCGAACTACAGGCATGACCTTACCTCCCGCACGAGCCCCATCACCTACAATGATTACCGGGTTAAAAGTGGCTCTGCCCGTAGTCGACTGGCCAGTAGTTTTGACCGGAACCGGGATGAGTGGACAACCTGGAGTTCGGGCGGGAAGGGGCAGGCGCAGTGGGATAACTCCAACCGGCTCGACACCGGCAGCCTGCGCATCGATTGCTCACCGATGGATGCCGGTCGGGAATCGTACGTGCTGGTCTACAAAGGAATTCCGGACGTGAGCCGGGCAAAAAGCTACGTAGTAACGTTCGATGCCGTAGCGTCCGGCAACAAGAAAGTAGCCGTCTTTCTGCGGCAACGGGAAGCCCCCTACCAGGACCTTACCCGGCGGGTCCAGTTTCTGGCGGGGCCCACCCGCCAGCATCACGAATTTGCGTTTACAGCCCTGGCCGATGAAATCGATGGGCTGCTTACGTTTCAGACCGCCGAGGATGGCCAGACGGTTTGGCTGGATAATATTCAGTTACAGGAAGCGACGACGGAACCTGTTGACCCCGCCGACATGATTAAACTGCTGTACAACCCAACGACGCGCGATAGTGTACTAACCCTGACTACTACGTACCGAGACGTAAAGAACCACTACTACGGTAAGCAGGTACGCCTGAAACCGTTCACGTCTGCTGCGCTGTTGTACGATCCTCATCCACCCGTCGACACCCGGCTTTCGCTGCGGGCCAGCCAGCCATCGCCCGGCCTGGGCGAGGTTGTTTCGTTGTCGGTTACGATCCACAATGAATCGGGTAACCGGGAGCTTACCAATAACCAGGTGCAGTGGACATGCGTGTTGCCCGATAGCCTGGTTTTGGTGAGCGGTACGGGTTTACAACAAACCGGCAGGCGGCTGTCGGGAACGGTACACAACCTGACAGCGGATACGACGTTCGTTTTTCGGGTGCAAGCTTCCCGGCCCGGTACCTACCCCCTCATGGCCCAGGTAACCCGGGCCACTTACGCCGACCCCGACAGTACCCCCGATGCAGACTCCACGCAAACCAATGATGATGACTACGCTACTGTCCGACTCGTAGTCGGCGGGCCGCGTGACGTTGTAACGGCTGTTGAGCCGGAGCCGACCAGCCCCCGGTGCCGGGTTTTTCCGAACCCCAGCCAGGATACCTTTACACTGGTGATTGAGCATACAACCGTTCTGGGCGAGCTGATCGATATGACGGGTCGGCGATACCGCATGCCGCCACTACCCCGTAAAGGCGAGCAGATATCGTTCGGTCACGAGCTGGCACCAGGCCTATATATTCTGCGGATACAGTACGAAGGGGGCGTGAGTGAGACGGTTAAACTTCTGAAAACGAGTCGGTAG